In Lapillicoccus jejuensis, the DNA window GGCCCACCGGCTGCAGCTGACGGCCCGCCGGCACCGCGCGACCGCCGAGGCCTCCGCGCACGCCGCTTGACGCAGCGTCGAGCCGCTCGACGCCCTGTGCACAGGGCGTCGACCTGGATGACGCTGCGTCGAGCCATTGACGCGCACTTACTCTGCGGTGCAGAGTTCTCTGCACCGACGACAGGAGTGCGAGATGACGACGAGCCCGACCCCCGCCGCGGACGACGCCGGACGAGCCCGCGCCGCCGCCGAGGTCCTCGCGGCCGCCGACCGGGCGCGGCGCACGGCCCGCGCGGACCGTCAGGGTCTGGCCATCCCGCTGCTCGTCACGGGCGTGCTCGTGCTGGGGTACGGCGTCCTCGTCCTCGCCCACGAGCGGTGGATCGCAGGCCTGCTGGCCGCGAGCCCCACCGGCTCCATCGCCCTGACCCCCGACCCCTGGTCCGTCGTCCTCGACGGCTACTGGTCGCTCGGCGGAGCGCTGGCCCTGGCCGTCACGGGGGCCTGGCTCGGACTGCGCGCGCGCCGGGTGGGGGTCGGCGAGACCGGGGCGGCCTGGGCCACCGGGGTGCTCGCCCTCGTCCTGTTCGGGTACGCCCTCGCCGGCTTCTTCCTCCCGATCCCCCTGGCGGTCGTCACGATGCTGTCCCCGGCGGCGCCGTACTGCCTCGCGCTGCTCGTCGTGGCCGCGAAGCGCCACGACCGGGCCCTCGCGGTCTGGGCCCTGGTGGTGGGGCTCCTCGTGACCCTGGACCGGCTGGGGTGGCTGGCCAACCGGGTCTACGACGTCTACCGGCTGGTGGGCGTCCCGGCCGAGCAGATCACGTGGTGGGTCGCACCCGGGTTCTTCGACGTCGTCACGGGGGTCGTCGTCGTGCTCGTCGCCGCCCTGCGGATGCGCGCCGATCGGCGTGAGGCGGCCCGGCAGCACGCCGTCGGCCCGGTCGTGGCGTGAGCGCACCCGCCCGGCCGCTCGAGCCCGCCGGGGACGGCTCCGACGGGGCCCCGGACCTCGCCCACCCGACGTCCGGTCTCGACGACACGGTCCACCAGAAGGCGCGGCTCGGCGTCCTCGCCGTGCTCGCCGAGGGCGGCCACGCGGACTTCCCCTACCTCAAGGAGGTGCTCGGGCTCACCGACGGCAACCTCGGCCGGCACCTCGAGGTGCTCGCCGGCTCGGGCCTGGTCCACGTGGAGAAGGGCTTCGCCGGACGCCGCCCGCGCACGCGGGTGACCATCACCCGCGCCGGGCGGGCCGCCCTCGAGGCGGAGCTGCGGGCGATGCGGGAGCTGCTGCGCCGACTCGGCGGCTGAGCACCCGAGCACCGCCACCGCCCGCGCGCCCGAAGTTGCGGGGGCCAACGTCTCAGGTCCGCCACGCGGCTGGCGATAGGACCGGACAACACCCAGGGGGAGGCGGCCGCGTGGTCCGGAGCAGTGGGTTCTCGTTGCGCAGGTTGACGCTGTCGAGCATGACGTGGTGCGCGACCGTGCCGGTCGGCTGGGCCCTCATCCTGCTCGCGGTCCACCACGTCGTGACGGTGGGCGCCGTCGAGCAGCCCGCCGCCTTCGTCATGACGGCCGGCCTGCTCGTGCTGCTCGAGCTGTTGCCGCTCGTCGCCGGTCGCGGGCACGACCCGCAGGGCGTCGTCATGTCGACGGCCTTCCTCATGGCCCTGCTCTTCCTCTGGGGCGTCTGGCCCGCCATGCTCGGCGTGGGCATCGCCTCGCTCGCGGCCGACCTGCGGGCGCGCAAGCAGTGGTGGAAGGTGCTCTTCAACCCCGCCCAGTACGCCGTCTCGGTGGGCGCCGCGTACCTGGTGATCCTCGCCGTGCACGGCTCGGTCGGTCTCGACCACGCGCTGCCACGACTCTCCCCCGACGCCCTGTTGTGGATCCCCTTGGCCTGGGTCGTCTACTACCTGGTCAACATGGTCGTCGTCTCCTGCGTGCTGACCTACACCGGGCCGCTGCGCGCCCTGCTGCTCGACGACGTCGTGCACACGACCCTCATGACGTTCGCGGTCATGGCGGTCTCACCGATCGTCGTCGTCGTCGCGCTGCACTCGTGGTTCGTCATGCCGCTGCTGCTCATCCCGCTGCTGCTGCTCTACTACACGGCCTCGATGTCGCTGGAGCGCGAGCACGCGGCCGGGCACGACGACCTCACCGGGCTGCCCAACCGCAAGACGCTGCGCTTCGAGCTCGACGAGGCCCTCGAGACGTACGAGCGGGAGGGCACCCCGTTCGGGCTGATGCTCATCGACATGAACGACTTCAAGCGGGTCAACGACACGCTCGGTCACCAGGTCGGGGACCGCCTGCTCATCGAGTTCGCGGCCCGGCTGCGCGAGCGGGTCCGCCCGGGCGACTTCGTGGCCCGGCTCGGCGGCGACGAGTTCGCCATCATCGTCCACGACACCGACGAGGCGGCCGGTCGCGCGATCGCCCAGCGGGTGTGCACCTCGATCTCGCACTCGATCGACGTCGGCGCCCTCGCGCTGGAGACGGAGGCCTCGGTCGGCATCGCCATGTGCCCCGACCACGGCACCGACGGCGGGACGCTGCTGCGGCGGGCCGACGTCGCGATGTACACCGCGAAGGCGGCCCGCACCGGCGTCGAGGTCTACTCCCCCGCCCGGGACACCAACTCCGCCGACGCGCTCGGCCTGCTGAGCGAGCTGCGCCAGGCCCTCGCCGACGACGAGCTCGAGCTGCACTACCAGCCCAAGGTCGACACCGCCGACGGGACGCCCATCGGCGTCGAGGCGCTGGTGCGCTGGCGGCACCCGGTCCGCGGGTTCGTCCCCCCGGACGAGTTCATCCCGCTCGCCGAGGGCTCCGGCATCATGCCGCGGCTGACCGAGCGCGTCGTCGACCTCGCCCTGGCCCAGATCGCCCGCTGGCGCGACGAGGGGATGTCGGTCCCCGTCGCGGTCAACATCTCCCCCACCGACCTCACCGGCTCGGAGCTGCCGTGCGTCGTCGCCCGCGGGCTGCGCGCGCACGACCTCCCGCCGGGGATGCTGCAGCTGGAGATCACCGAGCGGATCGTCACCCACGCCGTCGACGACGCCAAGCGCAACCTCGCCGAGCTGCGCGGCCTCGGCGTCTCGATCAGCCTCGACGACTTCGGTACCGGCTACTCCTCGCTGCTGCGGCTCAGCTCGATGCCGGTCGACGAGATCAAGATCGACCGCGGCTTCATCTCCGCGATGTCCGAGGGCGAGCGCGCGGTCGGGATCGTCCGCGCCCTCGTCGACCTCGCCCACACCCTCGGCATGCCGTCGATCGCCGAGGGGGTCGAGACCGCCGAGGAGCTGGCGATGCTCGAGACGCTCGGCTGCGACGGAGTCCAGGGCTGGCACATCGCCCGGCCGATGCCGGCCGAGCAGGTGACCGCGTGGCTGCACGAGCGCGTCCCGGCCGGGCCCGCCCTGCCCGAGCTGCGCGCCGTCTGACCCGCTGCCGTACGGGGCCCCGCACGGCCCGAGCCGGACGGGACGCCGTACGGCGTCGTGGGTCAGCTGCCCCAGGTGGGGCGCAGCGAGAAGCCGCTCGTGCCGTCCTGGGTGGTCTTGCTCGCGAGCACCTGGTGCAGCTGGATCCGGTTGCGCTCGAAGGAGAGCGAGGACCCGGCGAGGTAGAGGCCCCAGACGCGGGCGGTCCCGACACCGACCTCCTCGACGCACTCCTCCCAGTGCTTGGACAGGTTGCGGCACCAGGCGCGGGTGGTGAGCGCGTAGTGCTCGCGCAGGTTCTCCTGGTGGCGCACCTCGAAGCCGGTGTCCTCCATCGTGCGCACGATGTCGCCCGAGCCGGTCAGCTCGCCGTCGGGGAAGACGTACTTGTTGATGAAGCCGTCCTTGGGGATCCCCGGCTCGGTGTTGTCCGGCCGCGTGATGCAGTGGTTGAGGATCCGGCCGCCGGGCTTGAGCCGCTCGTGCAGGAAGCGGAAGTAGGACGGGTAGTTCTTCACACCGATGTGCTCGGTCAGGCCGATCGAGGAGACGGCGTCGAAGCCGGTCTCGGTGACGTCGCGGTAGTCGGCGTGGACGACGCGCGCGCGGTCGCCGAGGCCGTCGGCCTCGATCCGCGCCTGCGCCCACGTCGCCTGCTCCTTCGACAGGGTCGCGCCGAGCGCGGTGACCCCGTAGTGCTGGACGGCGTGGCGGACCATGCCGCCCCAGCCGCAGCCGACGTCGAGCAGGCGCATCCCCGGCTCGAGGCCGAGCTTGCGGCAGACCAGGTCGAACTTCTCGTACTGCGCCTCCTCGAGCGTCGACTCGGGCGTCGGGTAGCAGGCGCAGGTGTAGGCCATCGACTCGCCGAGCACCAGCTCGTAGAATCGGTTGCTGACGTCGTAGTGGTGGTGGATCGCCTCGGCGTCGCGGCGCCGGCCGTGGGTCAGGCCGTGCGCGAGCCGGTGCAGGTTGCCCGGGGTCTCCTGCGGCGGCAGCTGCGGCAGCCGCGGCGGGTGGGCGCGCAGGAAGGACAGCAGCTCCGGCAGCCTGGCCAGGCCCGGCCGGGAGGGGGTGAGAGCGTCCTCGAAGAAGACGAGGACGTCGTACGGATCGGCCTCGTCGATGGGGTCGACGACGAGGTCGCCCATGAGGTAGGCCCGCGCCATCCCGA includes these proteins:
- a CDS encoding class I SAM-dependent methyltransferase, with translation MTMSVAEAFRMLFGATAPVRFTAYDGSATGPEDAAYHVDLRSERGLNYLLTSPGSVGMARAYLMGDLVVDPIDEADPYDVLVFFEDALTPSRPGLARLPELLSFLRAHPPRLPQLPPQETPGNLHRLAHGLTHGRRRDAEAIHHHYDVSNRFYELVLGESMAYTCACYPTPESTLEEAQYEKFDLVCRKLGLEPGMRLLDVGCGWGGMVRHAVQHYGVTALGATLSKEQATWAQARIEADGLGDRARVVHADYRDVTETGFDAVSSIGLTEHIGVKNYPSYFRFLHERLKPGGRILNHCITRPDNTEPGIPKDGFINKYVFPDGELTGSGDIVRTMEDTGFEVRHQENLREHYALTTRAWCRNLSKHWEECVEEVGVGTARVWGLYLAGSSLSFERNRIQLHQVLASKTTQDGTSGFSLRPTWGS
- a CDS encoding putative bifunctional diguanylate cyclase/phosphodiesterase, whose product is MTWCATVPVGWALILLAVHHVVTVGAVEQPAAFVMTAGLLVLLELLPLVAGRGHDPQGVVMSTAFLMALLFLWGVWPAMLGVGIASLAADLRARKQWWKVLFNPAQYAVSVGAAYLVILAVHGSVGLDHALPRLSPDALLWIPLAWVVYYLVNMVVVSCVLTYTGPLRALLLDDVVHTTLMTFAVMAVSPIVVVVALHSWFVMPLLLIPLLLLYYTASMSLEREHAAGHDDLTGLPNRKTLRFELDEALETYEREGTPFGLMLIDMNDFKRVNDTLGHQVGDRLLIEFAARLRERVRPGDFVARLGGDEFAIIVHDTDEAAGRAIAQRVCTSISHSIDVGALALETEASVGIAMCPDHGTDGGTLLRRADVAMYTAKAARTGVEVYSPARDTNSADALGLLSELRQALADDELELHYQPKVDTADGTPIGVEALVRWRHPVRGFVPPDEFIPLAEGSGIMPRLTERVVDLALAQIARWRDEGMSVPVAVNISPTDLTGSELPCVVARGLRAHDLPPGMLQLEITERIVTHAVDDAKRNLAELRGLGVSISLDDFGTGYSSLLRLSSMPVDEIKIDRGFISAMSEGERAVGIVRALVDLAHTLGMPSIAEGVETAEELAMLETLGCDGVQGWHIARPMPAEQVTAWLHERVPAGPALPELRAV
- a CDS encoding winged helix-turn-helix domain-containing protein — protein: MSAPARPLEPAGDGSDGAPDLAHPTSGLDDTVHQKARLGVLAVLAEGGHADFPYLKEVLGLTDGNLGRHLEVLAGSGLVHVEKGFAGRRPRTRVTITRAGRAALEAELRAMRELLRRLGG